A segment of the Panicum hallii strain FIL2 chromosome 1, PHallii_v3.1, whole genome shotgun sequence genome:
TGCAGTAGTATCATAAAGTGCACTAGGGTTTATTGAATCTCCCCTTTGCAACACAACAACTGGTAAAACCTGATGAGTTTGATTTGGCTGCCAAGTGCCAAGTAAGGGAGGTGGAAAATGAATCATTCTTCTGCTGGATAATATCCGAGTATCATTTTATTCTAGAGAATGGGATGATGTTGCGCATCCTCTTGTTAGACATATCGCTGGGTTAGGGCAAGAAACCATCAATGGATTGATTTTGCTCTGGACTTTGTTTGAGTTTTTTTGGCTGGCAATTTAGCTTCACCACCGGGTTAATGGAATGTAGAAAGCTTCACCATCTGGTTAATGGAATGTACAAGTTCCTGTCAGAAGAACATAGCAAGTCCCACTGATAAGCCATAAAGGGCCTGTGGGATGGAACCACTGGAGCAGCCTTATAGTTGCCTGATAGCTAACTTATTCATTTGGTGAAGTCTACCTTATCTCTAACTTGGTTTAGATTCGAGTTTGTATCTAGTATATTTTGTTGTGGCCAGTCTTTTACTCAAGAGAGGCTTGTGACTGTGTATCTGGACAAGAAGGTGGAGATGAAGAGGAGACATACACTGAAAGAGGTGTACAGTCTAGTAGTGTGCAAGGGAGGGAGGATGTATAGTTCTAAATCTTTACTTAAGTCAAATGGATACACTCATATTTTGTAACTTGCAATCTGTCCGGCGACAACATTGGACTGAGATAAAATAGAGTATCAAATAAACTAGACAGAAAATAGAATCTGAACTTCCCTCTTGTCTCCTGATCTAAGTGTTCTTGGCAAGAAGAGTAATCAGCAGCACCTTGACTAGACAAAACATGTGATGCCTTCAATTCAGAGTGCAGCGCACCACTATGCACTATGTCCAGATCTATTGCCCTGACTTGTGAGCAGATGTTCTGGCTCTGGAGAACACTACCAGCAGTGAGAAGCCACTATCAAAAGCAATAGTAGGTTAGCAGTTGCTATAGCAGCATGCTGTTGGCGATTGAGGGGGTTGGATCCAGCTAGATAATGAACTGGTGTCAAGCTGCAGCCCTGACGCAATTGTCTGCTATTCTTATACATGACCAATGCAAACCATTGGAATATGATATGTGCATATGCATTGCACTAACAGACGATATGAGCTAAATACACAAACAAGGATATGCATGTAGTGTTCATAACAGACTACTCTCTGCATGAATTAGATAATTGGAGTTGAAATAGGGTTAGTAGTTGATGCTTCAAGATTGGATTATCACTAAACTTTATTTAGGATTATCAAAGCATCTGCAGCTCAatttaggtttatccttgcttTGTATTACCTAGCCACTCGGATTTAGATTTCTGAGCTTGGTTCCATTCCATGGGCAACTAGGTCCCTCTGCTTTTCTGCTGCTTTTTTGGAGCATGTGGCGGAACGATAGGAGTGAAGTACATTCCCAATAGGTGGCTAGAATATTTAGCATCTCTAAGGACCTGAAAAAACTTTAAGCTGGTTTCTTTTACGTCAAGCTGTGAAAAACAATGCGAGCGAATTTTTGTTATAAGTGCCTGTATATTGACTATGATGTGCTACAAAAGTTAAAGATTTTGAAGCCATTTGCTTTAGTTAAATATTCTTGGTTGCATGTTTGGTAGTAGTTTCAATTCATACTTCATAATACTAGGCAAGGATGGTACTGTGCATTTGCATACAACAGTTGATTGTTGATCTAGTAAGGTTAGTAGTATTAGCTTTCTTTGATTTATCTTCTTCTCCTTTGCTATGCAGATATTCAAGTTGCAACAGAGGATGCAGGCTGTACAAGCTAAGGCCTAGACACCTGCTTGCTGATTGCAACTAGTCCAAGGCCTTCCTGCAACCACCCATATCCCAATACCATCCAGTTTTTTCGTGTGGAATTAGGTGTCCAGTGTTCTCGTCTCTGAAAAGAAAGATTGGTTGTGCTGTGAGATTGAAACGTTCGTGAGGTCTCTCTAGCATAGAATGTTATTCAGGATGCTCTGATGTAAAAGTCCGTCACTCGGTTGAAGGTGTATGGTAGGCTTGTAGTGGTTTCCTCGGATGAACTTATTGGTGTACCATTTTGCATTTCGTGCCATGTTTCCTTCTCTGTACTGAATGCTTCAGAAAGAGGAATGTTGGTCAAGGTTGTTCCAACTCTTGCCGTAAATTAAGTTGCACAATCATTTCCCCCATGAATTAATCGTGTTGAAAAGCCTCGGATTGATTCGTGACTTTGTATTGCTGGAGTGGGCTGTCTTGTGCTCCCTCAGCATTTTCTACGGACGGTGTGAGACAAAGGAGCGGTTCCATCACCTGAAAAAAAAAGGTTCCGTTTCCATGGCCGGCTGTTGGTCTCGAACCTGGATACCAAGCCCCGGAAGTCATGGAGATCTGCCATCATCTTCGCGAGGGGAGCCTATTTGCGTCTCCATTTGGTCTCCAACCTCGCATACATCTCACATGGCGCCTCCTCACGTCTCAcaggaaagcacccgcctattTTTCTATGGCACGCATGTCACCTTTCCATGATGCGCACAGGTCACCTATCAAATATTTTCCCCAGAACTAATTTTTGTGATGCTTTCCGAGTTATTAAAGATTAAAATTTTTGTTAGCAGTGGCACTTGGTTGGACAGGTAGTCAAGGACTAGAGCCAGCTGCTGGCCTAGTGCGCAAGGTATCTAACCTAACGTATCCTCTGACCTAATTAGGGCCGCCTTTAGCTTATTGGATTTCTCATCATAGAGCGTAACCTACTAGTTAGTTTAATGGCTGAGTGTATGTCGGCTGATGAAAGGCGATGACGTATAGTAATTAGCACCTCGAATTGGCCCGGCCGGCACCTGCTGCAGGATTCCGTTTCGAGATGTTAATGTGGCCGGCCACTTGCCGCGGAGACAGGGAGGCAGTTCGATCGACAGAAGAGTTTGGACAAGGGGATATTTTTCAAGGAGGGCAGTTTCGACGAACTCGATTGATAGATATTTGATTGGCATTCCTTGTACTTGATGAGTGCGTGCCAAGGTTCCACATGAGAATTACACCCTCCGTCCCAAAAAACTGTTCGTTTAGTTTTCAAATTTTATCCTACAAAGATTGTTCTTTTAGATTGCAGTAAATTCCATCTAGTTAAAACAATAGCAAATACTAAAAAATAATTGCATAGATAAGAGCATGGAACCAATTAAATACTTAAGTAGATGCTATTTTTCAGATTCCAATACATTTGCATTTATTGAGAATCTAGACAACCAAATAAACAGCACGGTCTTCAATCACAACAGTTATAATTAATTCGGGGTAACATGGTCATTTTTCACTACTGGTAATATGTCTAAAATTTTCTAAACAAACAGTCTtcatgggacggagggagtatgctCCGGTTCATCTTTCTTATTTTTTCAAGATTATTTGAGATTTGATTGAGCTGCAACCGAATATAGGCCCCTCACTACTTTgtcttttctaaaaaaaaaagaatggagCTACTAGCACCCGGACATTTGATGGGTAGTTTTTCCATTGGATGCTCCATCGCAACATTAGAAATTAACTGCTACAATATTCAAAATCACTACTTTTGCAACgttacaaatatatatatatagttctATCATCTGATTCTATGATAGAAAATTCCCGCTACAACATGACTATATTCATGCAACATCCAATAAGAATGACAATATATAGAAACAGAGTTCTATAACATCAACACTTGCCTTTTGCAACATTTAAAAATTATAATTGCGATATTTTTGAACTACAATTGCaacataaaaaataaaataagataataataataataaaacaAATAGAATTAGTTGATTAGATTAAAAAGATATAACATGGCAAATCAACTATTGAAACATTACCTCACATCTCAAACATACTGAAAATGACCACTGCAACATCACATATCAGCCCATCGAACAATCTTAAAATAAATATTGCAACATCAATAATCAACTGAAAACCCCCACTGCAACATTAGTAATCAACTTAAACTCCTATTGCAACATCATCGTATCCCTATTGTAACAAATATCATGTTAAAAGTCCTCCGCAACATCGGCCATTGAGGTTGGAGTGCTTTTCCCGCTGCAACATTAACTCATACTTATCGCAACAAAATTATATGTAAAAAGTTCCCACACAATATTAGTGCGCTGGGTTGGGGATGTCCGATATTATCTGGCGTCGGACGTCTCAACGCTAGCATTACCGTAAAAAGAAACAGGGTACAATGTCAAATGCTGACACGCTAGGCGAAAAAGGGACATTTTACACATAAGCCGCTAACGGCATTGGTAAGAGTTAGCAAATGGTAGCCTCACACAATATTTATTTTGTTAatcgatttttttaaaaaaagttggCCGAAAGGTTGCCCAACATCCGCTCGAGTACTAAAACCATGCACAAAGGTCCCTTGGCCAGTTTGTTTCCTAAAGTCTTGCGTGGCTAGGGATAATATGGACTTATGAGCAAGTGGGCGTGTGGCAAGTTGACACCAGGCCAAACCGAAAAAAGATCTGATTTCCCCTGAATACAGAGAGGCTCTGATATAGGCGTCGCACccgatccatccatccatccaagAACAAAATCCGGCAGTGGAAGAAAGAATAGGATCACCATACGGCAGGTACACAATCCGGTCTTCATCATCCAAAAAAACAAAGGCACATAATCGGGTACGCGCCGCACGCTGGCCGCAGACGTCGACGCGAGCACGAGATATCAATAATGGCGGGCCTGCCGGATCTTGTCCGCCGCTGGCCCCTTCCTCCCGTCACCATCGCTTTCTCCCTCGGAAAACCTACCCTACCGGCTCGGCCGGCCACCGGTTCTGCATGCTTGCCTGGAATTCAGGTACGGCCGCCTCCGATCCACTTGGCCACCCATCACCCCTGGCCAACAGCAATCACAGGCTGTTAGGCGATTGATTAGTATCCTAATCACCCAATCAAGTTGCTGGCTTGCTTTGCTGCACATTGGACGGAACCTGGCGGTGCCTGGTGGTTTGTTATTAACTTTACACTTCAAAAAAGACCCTCTCCCAGGACCCTTTATAAGCACACACAACCCCAGACCTTTGGCCGCCAAGGCACTCAGACTCAGCTTCATTTTCCTCCTTCCAAGCTCCAAGTCCAAGCACCAACTGCCATTGTGTGCACTGCTTAGCTCCAGTCTGTTGCCTGGGTGGCCTGCATCTAATAAGCTGCACACACATGGCGGCTCAGATGTGGAACCTGCAGGGCGAGGATGGTGGGCGTGCCATGGGAGAGAGCTACCACGCCGGCCTCGGCCAGGCCACGGACCTGTCCGAGGCCGAGGGGGCGCTCCTGATGGAGCTGATGGAGGACTTGCCGCCCTCGGATGCGCTAGACGGTGACGTGGACCGGCTGAGCCACGTCATCCGGTCCCTCGAGGCGGAGatcggcggcggtggcgacgtGGCGGCAGGGATGGTCGATGGCGAGAGCGTGGCCCGAGCGTCGGGCGAGGATGGTGCTATGCTTGAGGACATGCTGCGGCTGGAGCTCGATCACCATGAGGGTGGGTTGTGGTTCGGGTGCTGGCCCGAGGTGTCCTTAATCGGGCACGAGGCAGAGGGTAATTGGTGTGTGTACTCTAGCGGGTACGAGGGT
Coding sequences within it:
- the LOC112873497 gene encoding uncharacterized protein LOC112873497, which translates into the protein MAAQMWNLQGEDGGRAMGESYHAGLGQATDLSEAEGALLMELMEDLPPSDALDGDVDRLSHVIRSLEAEIGGGGDVAAGMVDGESVARASGEDGAMLEDMLRLELDHHEGGLWFGCWPEVSLIGHEAEGNWCVYSSGYEGGVVGYEAIDHQHHCCVEGSVEQVCSPLWE